GATCTGCGTGAGAAGCTGCGCGAGCTGGCCAACCAGCGTCGGCGGTTCGGCTATCGCCGTCTGCACATCCTGCTGCGCCGGGAGGGGATCATGATCAACCGGAAGAAGACCCAGAGGCTCTACCGTGAGGAAGGGTTGGCGGTCAGACGACGACGCAGTCGCAGGCGTGCTGTGGGCACGAGAGCACCTGCTCCGGTGCTGGCGCTGCCGAACCAGCGCTGGAGCCTGGACTTTGTTCACGACCAGATGGCTTCGGGAAGACGATTCCGGGTGCTCAACGTGGTCGATGATGTGACGAGGGAGTGCCTGGCAGCGGTGCCGGATACGTCGATCTCCGGGCGCCGTGTCGTGCGCGAACTGACTGAGCTGATCGCGCAGCGTGGCAAGCCCGGCATGATCGTCAGCGACAATGGCACCGAGCTCACCAGCAATGCGGTGCTGGCATGGTGTGGGGAGATCGGTGTGGAGTGGCATTACATCGCACCGGGAAGGCCAATGCAAAACGCTTACGTCGAGAGCTTTAATGGCCGCATGCGGGACGAACTGCTCAATGAGACTTTGTTCCTCAGCATGGCTCACGCCCGCGTCGAGATCGCTGCCTGGGTGGAGGACTACAACCGGGAGAGGCCGCATTCTTCCCTCGACTACGACACCCCGGCGGCGTTCGCCGCCAAACTGGATAAGCAATGGCCAGCTTCGCTACGCCCTACGGGCTCCGCTACGCAGCCCATTGCTTCAACCGCGCTCATGCGCAACAACGCGGTCCGGCTCTAATCCCAGCTGGGGGAAAGCTGGGGGTCACGTCACAATGTCAATTTCGGCCTCTTTTTCACCATTTGGGACCTGCTTCTTGGCACGGGCAAGTTTGTCTCGAGCGCGCATATAAGATCCGGAACCGTCGGCCTCGCTGGTGTGGAATCTTATCCCGAGACGTATCTGGCTCAGCTAACCGAACCGTTTAGAACGCGGCAGCCCTCACCCGAGACTGGCCCGGTACGAAACGAAGGGCAAGCGTGATGGCCGAGCAGACAAACTACACGCCGCCTGCGGGTTACAGCTTCCTGACGCCACTTTACGACATTGGTGTCCGGCTCACGACCCGCGAGGCCAAATGGCGCAAGACACTTGTCGGGCTCATCGCGCCGAACGACAACGATGTTCTACTCGATGTCGGAGCCGGAACGGGCAGTCTCTCGCTGCTCATAGCGCCGGCGATGCGGCGATCACCTATTTGGGGATCGATCCGGACGGCGATGCTATCGAGATCGCTCGCGCGAAAGCGCGGCGCGCGGGCATAGACGTCGAATTCAGGCGCGCGATGATGTCCGCAGATGCGGTCGCGGCCTGGCCTACACCGAGTATCGCAACGCTTTGCCTTGTTCTCCATCAGGTGCGCCTCGACGAGAAGATGCGGCTTCTAAGCGAGATCCATTCCGTGCTCGAACCGGGCGGTCGCCTGTTCGTTGCGGACTATGGAGAGCAAACCTCGTGGATCATGCGTAAGCTTTTCAGGGCAACGATTCAGCAGCTGGATGGAATTGCAGATACGCAGCCGAATGCGGATGGGGTGCTCATCCCGTTGATGTCCAGAGCCGGTTTCGTCGAGGTCCGGGAGCTCAGAAAATTCAACACAGTCACCGGTTCGATATCGATAATCAGCGCGATGAAGCGAGCGGAAGAACCTTGTTAATCAAACAGGATTTTGGGCGCAGCAATGCGCGGTGACGGCAAGATGGGGCCTGCGCCCGCTTTCATTGCGCCGGCGTGACCGGAAGTGAAATGGGCAAGAAATTGAGATTGTTTTTGATTTTGCTGGCTTGGTCTGGCGCCATTGGCGGCATGATCGATGGATTGATTACGCTATATGCAGCGTGGGAGATCGCAAAGGATGCAAATATTGGCATCGGGGTTACCGTTGAAACCCACATCTCCATGCATTTGCCAATTCTGTATTTCCTCAAGGAGGTTGGCTACGCGCTTGCACCGAATGCGCTCATCGATTGGATCTTTGCCCTTCCGGCTCTCCTGTATTTCCCCTTTCGCGTGCTTGTGAATTTGCTCTTCGGTTGGATCATGTTGACATGGGC
The sequence above is a segment of the Croceicoccus naphthovorans genome. Coding sequences within it:
- a CDS encoding IS3 family transposase (programmed frameshift), producing MKRTRFSEEQIIGVLKEAEAGAKTADLARRHGVSEATIYNWKSKYGGLEVSDARRLKELESENAKLKRLLADAMLDQAALKDLLGKKVLTPAAKREAVAHLQACHGMSERRACRVIDADRKSVRYRSTRDDDADLREKLRELANQRRRFGYRRLHILLRREGIMINRKKTQRLYREEGLAVRRRRSRRRAVGTRAPAPVLALPNQRWSLDFVHDQMASGRRFRVLNVVDDVTRECLAAVPDTSISGRRVVRELTELIAQRGKPGMIVSDNGTELTSNAVLAWCGEIGVEWHYIAPGRPMQNAYVESFNGRMRDELLNETLFLSMAHARVEIAAWVEDYNRERPHSSLDYDTPAAFAAKLDKQWPASLRPTGSATQPIASTALMRNNAVRL
- a CDS encoding class I SAM-dependent methyltransferase — its product is MGIDPDGDAIEIARAKARRAGIDVEFRRAMMSADAVAAWPTPSIATLCLVLHQVRLDEKMRLLSEIHSVLEPGGRLFVADYGEQTSWIMRKLFRATIQQLDGIADTQPNADGVLIPLMSRAGFVEVRELRKFNTVTGSISIISAMKRAEEPC